The sequence TTGAATTAAATAAACTATTTCATAAAAACTAATTTGGCGGATTTTTCAAAGGTCTTTCCATCCTCCAAAGATTTTGCAGAAAGACGGTAAAGGTAAATTCCACTTGAAACCTGTTCTCCAGAACAATTCCTACCATCCCACACAATTTCTTTGTATCCATCTGAAATAATATCTGAAACCAATGTTCTAATTTCCCTGCCCATCAAATCATAAATTTTTAATTCAACAGATGATGATTTTGGAAGAACATATTTTATTGTTGTACTTGGATTAAAAGGGTTTGGATAATTCTGAAATAAGAAATAATCACGATACGCAATATCCATTTTGGCAACATCGGATATGACCTGAACTTCCTTTAAAGGAATTAAATTGTTCTTATCGAAAGAGAACTGAGTTGGTTCATTGTTAAATTTGAAAAAGAAGGATTGCTCCCGCAAATCATTAAAAACTTTTATTACAGTATCTCCCGAAGCAGTGCTAAATGTTAATTCGATGGGCATAGTAAAAACAGAGCGGTTTGTTTGAACTTGGGTAATATTTAGATTGACAATATAATTACCATTTCCTTTGTCACTGCTCCAGTTTACAATGTAAACAGGATAACCTGTATCATAAATCCATTGATCAAAAAACCATTGATGGTTTGAGCCGGTTCTATTATTGACAATTGAAAGAAAATCTTCTGTAGAATAATTGCCGTAACTAAAAGTATTAAAAATATCATTTATAATATTGTTAAAAACAACATCACCCGTAACAGCTTTTAGCATTGATAGTACGATGGAACCCTTGGTATATATTGCTAATGTATAGTAAGGATATGGCGGGTCATATAATTTACCCGAAAAATCATTTAGGTGTTCAGGCTGTATGTTAATGTCCCGAAATAAATTTTTATTTAAAACAGCACTTAGATATAGATAAGATGCATAATCAGCAAAAGCCTCATTAAGCCAAACATCTTTCCAATCAGCGGCACTTACAAAATTACCCCACCATTGATGAGCTATTTCATGTGCCATTATAAATGTTGTGTCGCAATTAAAAAATTGTTCTCTAGACAATTGTGTGAAAGTTTGATTTGACATCCCAACAGCCTGAAACTTGTTCATCGAAACCAAACTGTAAATATCAAATGGATATTTCACAAAAATATTTGAATAGAAATCAATTATTCGCTTTGCATTCGTATACTGGCATTCTAAGTTATTTAAAATGTTTAAAGAATCCTTTTGCCACATATAATAGTCAATTGCAATATTTCTATTTAAGCTGGAATCTACTTCTAACAAACATTTAATAGAGGAATATTGTGATATACTAAAAGCAATAGTATTTACTTTTAAAGGATAGTCTTCCCGCCATTTAAACGTTTTAGTACCATCTGAATTATTTATAATACTTTGCAGAGTACCGTTTGAAACCGCAAAATAATCCGGTGGTACTTTCAGAATCATTTCAACTGTTGCTTTATCGCCTGGTTCATCCTTACAGGGCAACCAATACCTTGTATCAGACGGTGTTGAGAAAGTATAAGCAGTTGGAACTTCATTATTAGCAGATTGTGGATTAAAAAAATATCCTGTATATGCTTTACTCAAAGTTGTGTGATTGTAGTATATTTTAATATTTATCGTATCAGCCCAAATATTGCCTGTTACTGGCAGCGCTATATAATTATTATTGTATGCATAGCTTGTTTTTGTTTGATTTAAATTGATAGAGTCAACTTGTAGATTAACTGCATTTATTCTTATGCTGTCCAAACCAACATAATTAATTTTTATTCTTATATCTGTTACACCCCCAAATACAGGTTTGTTTGTTTTGAATGATTCAGTAACATCTAAATCAATTTTATAATTAATTACATCATAAGGTTGATATAATGATTTTGAAACTATTGAAAAATCGTGGCTGGGCATATTTTGTAATTTATATTGCAAGTATTCGGTAATCTGAGGATATAGAATAGATTGCAACACAAAAGGAAGAAGTAACCAAATGCATTTTGTACTAAATTTCATAACCTAAATAAATTACCGGTTTATTATTTTAACTACAAAAATAAAATTAAGTCGATTCCTGATGAACTTTTACCACCTTGTAAACCATATCGTGCGGTCTAACCTGCTGTTCGCAAATAAAGGTAACTCTTCTTCCCTTTTCAGCTTCAGTAATTTCTATTTCTTCATCAAGAATTCGGTCAAGTTTAATTTCAATAACACCGGAAGTTTTTCCTATGATTATAATGTCGTTTCCAATTTCCAACTTGCCGGATTCAATTTGTATGAATGCTGCTTTAGGCTGCTTAAAATAATTGATCACTTTGCCCACGTACTCTTTTCTGGTTGTCGCTATGCTGCCATCGGTTAGCGTATATTCTTCCGAACTTGGAATGTTAAAATAAAATCCGGAAGAAAATCCCCGGTTATAAACTTTCTTTAATTCTTCAAGAAATTCTTTTTTAATTTCTTCTGTTAATTTGTTTTCTGGGGATCCATGCCTTTGACAAAAATAAAGATCAATCGCTTTCCTGTAAACAGAAACTACTTTGGCAACATACTCGGGACTTCTT comes from Ignavibacteriales bacterium and encodes:
- a CDS encoding M1 family aminopeptidase, coding for MKFSTKCIWLLLPFVLQSILYPQITEYLQYKLQNMPSHDFSIVSKSLYQPYDVINYKIDLDVTESFKTNKPVFGGVTDIRIKINYVGLDSIRINAVNLQVDSINLNQTKTSYAYNNNYIALPVTGNIWADTINIKIYYNHTTLSKAYTGYFFNPQSANNEVPTAYTFSTPSDTRYWLPCKDEPGDKATVEMILKVPPDYFAVSNGTLQSIINNSDGTKTFKWREDYPLKVNTIAFSISQYSSIKCLLEVDSSLNRNIAIDYYMWQKDSLNILNNLECQYTNAKRIIDFYSNIFVKYPFDIYSLVSMNKFQAVGMSNQTFTQLSREQFFNCDTTFIMAHEIAHQWWGNFVSAADWKDVWLNEAFADYASYLYLSAVLNKNLFRDINIQPEHLNDFSGKLYDPPYPYYTLAIYTKGSIVLSMLKAVTGDVVFNNIINDIFNTFSYGNYSTEDFLSIVNNRTGSNHQWFFDQWIYDTGYPVYIVNWSSDKGNGNYIVNLNITQVQTNRSVFTMPIELTFSTASGDTVIKVFNDLREQSFFFKFNNEPTQFSFDKNNLIPLKEVQVISDVAKMDIAYRDYFLFQNYPNPFNPSTTIKYVLPKSSSVELKIYDLMGREIRTLVSDIISDGYKEIVWDGRNCSGEQVSSGIYLYRLSAKSLEDGKTFEKSAKLVFMK